The genomic window AAGGTTTTCGCCTGATGGGAAGAAGAAGAGCAAGGAGCCGCCGGGGGGCGGCAACCGCCGGAGGCGGCGGCAGTAGAATAAAACGAAAAGGGGGGGTTCCGGGGGGAGTCTGGGGGGACACGGGTCCAGGCAGAGACCAAACCCAGCGGTTCAGGCTGCGGTTTGTGCATACCTTCCCCGGACTACCTGACCTTCAGCGATCGTTTCGACCTCCTGCGGCCGCTCCGGAGCGTTCCGGAGGTAAGCCAGGTTAAAGGGCGTAAACTCCGCTTCGGCGGGCAGGGTTCCGTTTTGCTCGTGCCGCAGGCCATGAACAACCGCGGCAATAACGTAATGATTCGGGTCCATAAATAGATGATTCGATTGTGCAGGTTAACTGATCCACCATCGGGATACCTTCCGGAGAAGGTCTCAGACTTGTGGGGAGTTGAACGGGACAGCAGGCGGGAACACCGCGACCCGGCTGGGCCTGTCCGGCCGGCCGGTGGTTTCCCTTGGGAGCTCCCTCAGGTACGACAAGTCGAACGGTGTAAACTCGGGCTCCTGAACCCCGGACTGGCCTTTATTGCTAAACAGCAGGTCAAGCACTGAATCGGCGGCGGCAAAAGTGAAGATCATAGTTTTAATTTATACAGAATTCTATTGTGTTATATTATCGTCTAAGTCAGCGGCAGGGTGTACGTTGATTGGTTCCCTGACGGTTAGGCCTCGGCTTCGGAGGCGTTCTGCTCCTCCTGAACTTCGAGGTACGTGCTGATCGCGGTCGGACTTACGGCCAGAGCCGCGAGCAGAAGGGTAAAAACAATGCCCCCTAAAGCGTTGATGATTTCCATTTCCCTATTTTTCTCAAGTATTGTTTATACCTTGAGAACAAGACCCAGGGTTCCCTGCGGAACTTTCTGTATCTCGTCCTCTCAGCATCCCGGTGATGAAGATCCCTATCGGACCAACCCTCCAGAATGCCCAGAGAACTCAATTACTGCCTTGGAAATCTTCTCTACTGTATCACTAGAGTTATGAACGTCAAGCCCCCTGCATAGGGCCGCCGCCTCATCAAGTTGTCATGGCTGACATCCCTGATTACTACGGCGCAGGCACCCGGGAGGATGCGTTTCTTCCTTCCCCTTTGCGCGCCTGCGGTGTGGTTGGCAAATCGCCGGGCTGCAAATGGTAGGTGAGTAGCAGGTGCTCTTTCAGGTCGAGAAACGCCCGGGCTAACCCCTCCTGAACCGAATTTCGCGCCGTCCTCCGATCCACAGCGTGCGCCGGCCAGACCGGTTGGCCAAATGCCAGCCAGACGGGCGGGCGTTCCAGCCAGGCGCGAGGCCGGTAAAGCCGGTCGGACCCTAAAATCACGCACGGCACGACCGGCTTTCCGGCCAGGACGCTGAGCGCGGCCACGCCGGGCCACATCGGGGCGCCTTCCAGCACGGACCCCGGGCCCGCCCGAATCCCGGCCTCGGGGAAAATGCCGACCACCCGATTTTTCGCCAGCCGGGTGTGGGCCACCCGGAGGGCGGACCGGTCCGAACCGTCCCTGGAAACGGGAATCGCGCGCAACCAGTCGAAGAGGCGAGTCGCCGCGGGCCCACGGAACAACGCGTCCATCGCGATCCAGTCAATGTACCGGGGAAACCGGCACGAAATGATCACCGGATCGAAGTGGCTGATGTGGTTGGCGGCAACAATGTACCCGCCGGCGGGCAGGGAGGTCAGAAAGACGACCTCGGTACGGGTGGCGCACCTGAATAGAACGGCCATGGGCGGTCGTGCAACCGCGGGAAGCGCACGATGCATAAAACCGGTGATCTCTTTTCGCCGAGCCAAAACGGGAAAAGCGTACCATCAGCCCGCCGGACAACCAACCAACCGGTTCGCGGCGGCACGGCGGGCCCGAGAGGGGGGGTGGCACCGGGCGGCGACAGCGCAGGGCGGCACGGAGAAAAAACTTTTTGAAAATGTGTTTTACAATTGCCCGGCGGCGCCTAGACTCGCGGGACCATGAGCAGACCCGCGAACTCCGACGGCGCGGAGATCCGCGACACCCTGAAACGGGTGTTCGGCTACGATGATTTCCGGAACGGCCAGGAAAAGGTTATCCGTACGCTCCTGGCCGGCCAATCCGCCCTGGCGGTCTTCCCAACCGGCAGCGGTAAGAGCCTCTGTTATCAACTCACGGCTTTGCACCTTGACGGTCTGACGGTCGTCGTCTCGCCCTTGATCGCGCTGATGAAAGATCAGGTTGATTCCTTGCGCGGCCGTCGCATTCGGGCCGCGCGGCTTGATTCCAGCTTGACCCTCCCGGAGATCCGCGAGATCGACGACGACCTCAAGGCCGGCCGGTTAAAGCTGCTGTACGTCTCGCCGGAGCGGTTCTCCAACGAAGCGTTTCTCCATAAATTGCAGCGCCGGAAAATCGCGCTCATGGTCATCGACGAAGCGCATTGCATTTCTGAGTGGGGACACAACTTCCGGCCGGATTACCTGAAACTGGCGAAGATCGCAAAAAAGCTCGGCGTCGAACGCGTGCTGGCGTTGACCGCCACGGCGACCCCTGCGGTAGCCAAGGACATTTGCCAAACGTTCGGTGTCGCTGCGGACGCCTACGTTCACACCGGTTTTCACCGGCCGAACCTGCACCTCAGGGTTTCTCCGGTACGAGAATCAAAGCGGCTCGACGCTTTGGCCGAAAGCCTGCAGGAAAGGCCGAGGGGACCGACGATCGTCTACGTCACCCTGCAGCATACCTCTGCAGTGGTGGCAGCAGGGTTGGCGGGTCGCAGTCTGCCGGCACGCGCCTACCACGCCGGGATGGAGGCCGAAGAACGTGAGGCGGTGCAGGACTGGTTTATGCAATCTTCCGATGCGGTGGTGGTTGCTACCATCGCCTTCGGCATGGGCATTGACAAAGCCGATATCCGGTACGTCTACCATTATAACCTGCCGAAGAGCCTGGAAAACTACTCGCAGGAAATCGGGCGGGCGGGCCGCGACGGCCAACCCTCCCTTTGCGAGGTGTTAGGCAACATCGAAGACGTCGCAGCCCTGGAGAATTTCGTGTTTGGTGACACGCCGGATCCGGAATCGGTGGGGGCGCTGGTCGATTTTGTCCTGGCGCAGGTTAATGACTTTGACGTTTCGAACTACGAACTATCCCGGAGTTACGATTTACGGCCGCTGGTGGTGAGTACACTCCTAACTTACCTTGAACTGGAGGACGTGATCGAGGCAACGGCGCCTTTCTACAATGAATACCAGTTAGAAATGCTGCGGCCGGCGGCGGAGATCGCAGCACGCTTCAAGGGGGAACGATCGGAGTTTGTCCGGAACCTGCTTAACCTCGCCGTGAAAGCCAAGCGCTGGCATAACCTGGACGTTCGTGCCGCGGGCGAACAATTGCCGTCCCCGCGTGAAAGGATCATTCGCGCCCTGACCTACCTTGAAGAACAGGGCGACCTCCGCCTCAAAGCCGGCGGCTTGCGTCAAGGTTACCGGACCAAGGACCGCCCGGAAGATCCCGTCCGGTTGAAACAGCAGTTGCTTGCCCGTTTCGAGACGCGCGAACGGCAGGACCTGGAGCGCGTCAGGAGCGTGGTGCAACTCCTGGAGCAACCGGGGTGTCTGACCCGCCGTCTGCTGGCCTATTTCGGCGAAGAACTCGGTGGCGACTGCGGGCATTGCGGCCGTTGTGCCGGAGGCAAACCGGTAAAATTAGGCCAGAGGGCCAAAGGGCACCCAACCCTCCCGGATTCAGACGCGCTGGCCAGGTTGCGCCGCGACCATCGTCACGCTCTGGGCTTGCCCCGGCAACTGGCTCGTTTCCTGTGCGGCCTTACGTCGCCGCGGTTAATCCAGGAGAAATTGACCCGGCACCCGCTTTTCGGCAGCCTGGGAGCCGTTGCGTTTCGGGACGTCATGACGGCAGTCGACCCGAAAGGCTGAGGCGGGTTGCTTCGTTGGGAAACGGCGTGCGATAGCTGGAGGCGTGATCACACGCCTACGGTCGTTACTATCGTTAAACCTGCTCCTGATTTTTATACCCGTCGCTTTTGCCATCCGCTTTTATCCTCCCTGGCACAGCGACCTGGCGTTATTCATTTGCGCCGGGCTTGCCATCGTGCCGCTGGCCGGCTTGATGGGACGGTCGACCGAGGAGTTAGCGGCACATTTTGGTCCGGCCGCAGGTGGACTGCTGAACGCCACGTTCGGGAACGCCGCCGAATTGATCATCGGGCTTTTGGCGCTGTCGAAAGGGCTGACGGACGTGGTCAAAGCATCGATTACCGGCTCAATCATCGGTAACGTGCTGCTGGTATTCGGCCTGGCCGCGTTGGGCGGCGGCTGCCGTTACAAGGTGCAGCGGTTCAATCGTTCCGGCGCCCGGGTTTCCGCCACGTCGCTTTCACTCGCCTCCATTGCCTTGCTCACCCCCACCGTCTTCCACGTGACGGCAGACCTGCAGCGGGCCCGGGAGATTCCGGCGATCGAGGCGCACCTGTCCCTCGCCATCGCGGTGGTGCTTTTCGTGACTTACTGTTGCGTGCTCCTTTTCTCACTGATAACGCACCGCCAGCTCTTTGAGGCGGAGCACGCCGAGCCCGAACCCGGCCACCATTGGGCGCGAAGCAAGGCGCTGCTGGTTCTGCTCATTTCGACGGTGGCGGTGGCGGTCATGTCGGAATTCCTCGTCGGCACGATCGAAACTGCCCGCCGAATTATCGGCCTGACGGAGGTCTTCGTAGGGGTAATCGTCATCGCCGTGATCGGCAATGCAGCCGAACACTCCACCGCGGTCATAGCCGCGTTAAAGGACAAAATGGACCTGACGGTAGGTGTTGCGGTCGGGTCGAGCCTTCAAATCGCCCTTTTTGTGGCGCCGATCCTGGTGTTTGTGTCTTATCCCCTCGGCCGCCCGATGAACCTGGAATTTTCGCTGCCCGAGGTCACCGGCGTCGCCGTGGCGGTGTACATCCTCTTTCAGATCAGCGGTGACGGTGAAACCAACTGGCTGGAAGGCGTGCAACTGCTGGCGCTTTACCTGATCCTGGGCATTTTGTTCTTTTACCTGCCGCCAAAACCCGAGTGAAGGCGGGCACGGCGGGTGTGGCGGGCACAACGTAAGAGTTCACACGGCGAGCCACGGCGGGAAGAGGGGGAAAGCGTTCGGCGTTCGGAGTTCGGGGTTCGGAGGCGTCGTAGGACCAGGTTTGATCTCCCCCGGGGGGCACGCTCACACC from Verrucomicrobiota bacterium includes these protein-coding regions:
- a CDS encoding 1-acyl-sn-glycerol-3-phosphate acyltransferase, producing the protein MAVLFRCATRTEVVFLTSLPAGGYIVAANHISHFDPVIISCRFPRYIDWIAMDALFRGPAATRLFDWLRAIPVSRDGSDRSALRVAHTRLAKNRVVGIFPEAGIRAGPGSVLEGAPMWPGVAALSVLAGKPVVPCVILGSDRLYRPRAWLERPPVWLAFGQPVWPAHAVDRRTARNSVQEGLARAFLDLKEHLLLTYHLQPGDLPTTPQARKGEGRNASSRVPAP
- a CDS encoding RecQ family ATP-dependent DNA helicase; this encodes MSRPANSDGAEIRDTLKRVFGYDDFRNGQEKVIRTLLAGQSALAVFPTGSGKSLCYQLTALHLDGLTVVVSPLIALMKDQVDSLRGRRIRAARLDSSLTLPEIREIDDDLKAGRLKLLYVSPERFSNEAFLHKLQRRKIALMVIDEAHCISEWGHNFRPDYLKLAKIAKKLGVERVLALTATATPAVAKDICQTFGVAADAYVHTGFHRPNLHLRVSPVRESKRLDALAESLQERPRGPTIVYVTLQHTSAVVAAGLAGRSLPARAYHAGMEAEEREAVQDWFMQSSDAVVVATIAFGMGIDKADIRYVYHYNLPKSLENYSQEIGRAGRDGQPSLCEVLGNIEDVAALENFVFGDTPDPESVGALVDFVLAQVNDFDVSNYELSRSYDLRPLVVSTLLTYLELEDVIEATAPFYNEYQLEMLRPAAEIAARFKGERSEFVRNLLNLAVKAKRWHNLDVRAAGEQLPSPRERIIRALTYLEEQGDLRLKAGGLRQGYRTKDRPEDPVRLKQQLLARFETRERQDLERVRSVVQLLEQPGCLTRRLLAYFGEELGGDCGHCGRCAGGKPVKLGQRAKGHPTLPDSDALARLRRDHRHALGLPRQLARFLCGLTSPRLIQEKLTRHPLFGSLGAVAFRDVMTAVDPKG
- the cax gene encoding calcium/proton exchanger → MTRLRSLLSLNLLLIFIPVAFAIRFYPPWHSDLALFICAGLAIVPLAGLMGRSTEELAAHFGPAAGGLLNATFGNAAELIIGLLALSKGLTDVVKASITGSIIGNVLLVFGLAALGGGCRYKVQRFNRSGARVSATSLSLASIALLTPTVFHVTADLQRAREIPAIEAHLSLAIAVVLFVTYCCVLLFSLITHRQLFEAEHAEPEPGHHWARSKALLVLLISTVAVAVMSEFLVGTIETARRIIGLTEVFVGVIVIAVIGNAAEHSTAVIAALKDKMDLTVGVAVGSSLQIALFVAPILVFVSYPLGRPMNLEFSLPEVTGVAVAVYILFQISGDGETNWLEGVQLLALYLILGILFFYLPPKPE